The genomic DNA AATTTACGTAAATTAATGAATGGTGATAGTCGAGTATATAATCTCGATGCTTTGTAGGAGGTGAAAAGAATGCCAAATATTAAATCTGCAATCAAGCGCGTGAAAACAAGCGAAGAGCGTAATGCACGTAACACGATGGTGAAATCTGCAACACGTACGGCTGTTAAGAAAGTAGAATCAGCTATCGTAAACGGTGACGCTACTACTGCACAAGAGAGCTATGCTCTTGCTGCAAGTAAACTTGACAAAGCTGCAGCGAAGGGTCTTATCCATAAAAATGCTGCTGCTCGCAAAAAGTCTCGTTTAATGAAGAAATTAAACTCATTAAACTCTTAATTTTTGCTAATCATAGATAAAAAGCTAGATCCTTATCGGATCTAGCTTTTTTTGATTTATGAACCAGAATGTAAATGAAATAAGAACATTTCAATTAGAAGCTCCTTGTTCATTCCACCTGTTTTCGCTTGATAATCAGAGTCCGCTAACATTTTCATAATTCTCGTTAGCTCTTCATCACTAAATTTCACGGCTTGGCCTGCAGCTAGTTTCACACGGAATGGATGTACTTTTAAATACCCTCCCATTTGCTGTTGACCGTATCCACGTCTTGCTAATTCCTTTACCTGGTAAATTAACCGGAACTGACCTGCAATAATCGCTAATATTTTTAGCGGTTCTTCATTTTGTCTTAACAAATCATAATAAATACGTAATGCCTCGTCTACTTTTCGGTGCACCACTTTATCAACGAGAGTAAAAATATTTTGTTCCAGTGAGCGTGACACGAGCTTTTCTACTGTTTCAGCATCAATTTGTTTTGTCTCATTGCAATATAAGCTAAGCTTGTCCACCTCTGAGGTTAATAAAAATAGATTAGTCCCCGCTAATGCAAGCATCCGCTCTACTGCCTCGTTGTCTATGATTGTACCATTCGCTTTTGCTCTTTGGACAATCCAATTCTTTAGTTCGTGTTCCCCAAGTTTCTTTGCTTCCGCCACAACAGCTGTTCTTTTTAATTCCTTTGTTAGCTTTTTTCGTTCATCCAGCTTTTCATAGGGCGCTACCATCACAACAATCGAATATGGGGACGGCTCCTTCATGTACTGTTCTAATCTTCCTAGCTGATGTTCCACTTTGTCCTTCGTTTTTTCAGCCGTTAAGAACCCTGGATTATTTAAAAATATCAGCCTTTTATCCCCTAAGAATGGAATGGTTTCGGCATCCTCTAATGCTACTTCAATCGGGATTTCATCTAAATCATAGGTGGATAGATTAAAATCACTTTCATCTTCACCCAATACATTTTGAATAAAAAGCTGCTTTGTTTCATTTACTAAAAACGATTCTGTTCCATACAAAACGTAAATTGGGGAAAATTCTTTCCTCTTAATTTGCTTCCATAAATCAAAAATCACTTTTCCTCGCTCCGTTCAGGAAAATAGGTTACTTAATTATCCTAATGAAGGATCAAGGATTTGACAAGCATTTTAAAGGGAATTGATCAATCTCCTGACCAATTCCCATCTATAGAAACGCTGAAAAAAGAGGCCTAGGATACTCCTTTTACAGCGATAACCCCCATTGTATACATTATTGTTACCGTACATCTAAAAAGTATTTGTGACAATCACTGACAAGCTAGGAAAAGAAACAAGAGGATCGGTAGATTTTTTTTATGAAATCGCTTATACTAAGATTGATTAGGAGGGGTAGTTGTGAACGAATTTGAGAAAAATGTGCAAAGTAAACGTAATGACGCTGTTGATTCTGGTGTAGGGTTCATCGTTTCCTTCGGTTTTTTTGCAACTTTATTTATCATTGCAACTGTCATTAAACTCGTAGGGGCATAAAGTTCTGCTACATAAAACATAAGGAGACTGCTGCTGCAGTCTCTTTTTTATGGGTTTGTTACATCATATGGGATATGTCTAGAAAAGGTTCCTGTCCCATTCTGAAAAGTGTAAGTAATTGCACCATCTGTGTCAGTACGGAAAATTTTTATATTTCTTTCCTTTAACCGATCCAAAACATCTTGATGTGGATGCCCAAATCGATTGTTCTTCCCAACAGATATTACCGCGACCTTCGGCTGATAGGCTTGAAGAAGAGTAGCAGATGTAGAGCTTTTACTACCATGATGTCCGATTTTTAATACATCCACCGGTAAGCTAGGATACTCACTCAATAGTCTTTCTTCTCCTTGTTCTCCTAAATCACCTGTAAACAACCAAAATAAACCTCCTAATTGAACATGAATAACCACTGAATTATCGTTTCGATCCTCTAGTTCAATAATGGGACTCACGATTTTAAAGGTCGATCCCTTTTCTTCCCAACTCATACCGTTCTTCACAAATATGATGCTTGTTTTCCTTTCTTTCGCTAGTTGAATCATTTCATTTTCCAAGCTAGAACGATTCGAAACATAAGGAAGGATTAATTCTTTCACTTTCATTGTTTCGAGAACAGACTTTGCTCCACCAATATGGTCCATATCACCATGCGTTAATATTAGTTTATCGATTGTGCTTATCCCTTTCCCTTTTAAAAATGGGACGAGAATATCATTTCCAACTTCAAAAGGATTTCTCGGCCTTTCCCATTCCTCCTCATTGAAAGAAATAGTCCCTCCAGTATCTATCACATAAGTTTTTTTATGAAAACCGTTCTGTACTACAATACTATCTCCTTGACCAACATCAACAAACGTGATTTGTCCTGAGAATGAATAATGGGATAAGCAGTAGGAGAAAGTGAGGGTAAAAACACAAGGAAGGATTGAAATCAGTTGGCTTTTTCTTGTCTTCCCGGTCTCCCATTTGCAGAGTAAATAGACAATAGAGCCTATTAGGAGAAGTATCATCCATACGGAAGGACGGCCAATAGTGACTGTCTGGTACGGGAAAGAAGCTATACGTACAGTTAATTGGTTCATTAAGGTAATGGCAAAATCCACTGGCTTTACCATAATTGAGATAGGCTCTCCAAAGATGAATAACAGAAAAAACAGAGTGATAAAACTAGGGTTTATGATTATTGTGAAAATGGGAATATAAATGAGGTTTGCCAACAATGACAACAGAGAAAATTCATAAAAATGATAGAGAACGATAGGGAGAGAAGCTAACTGAGAAATAAATGACGCTTTTATTAAGAGGAATTTTGATGGCTTTAATAATCCTTTGGTGGAAAGAAGTAATGTGAAGGTCACACTAAAGGAGAGCTGAAACCCTACATCAAATAGGAGATAAGGTGAAAGAAATGCATAAACCATGAATACGATACTGCAAATATCAAGTGTGGCTAATCTTGACTGTGATACGAGCTTAACGAACAAAAATAGAAACATCATCATCGCTGCTCGAAACACAGGAGGAGAGGCACCTGACAGATAAGTAAAAATGGGTAGGTAGAGGAGAAGAACAATGATCATGCGTTCCCTTGTTACTCCTAAGCGCACCCCGATATAATGAATCATACTTACGTAAAGAGCGACATTCGCCCCAGAAATAGCTAATAAATGTATGATTCCGAGTTTTTGGTACGCTTTCTCTAAGGATGGATCAAGTATCTGTCTTTCTCCAAACAACAACGCGCTAGCTAAGGAAGCGACGGAATTCGGAAAATACGTTTCCAATAACCGAATTGCCTGTTGCCTTTGCTTTTTGATAATAAGAATAGGTCCATTAAGCTCTTTACAATTGCCCCATTGATCAACAACTAACTGCCAATGAATGTGTTGATGAGTTAGATAAGATTGGTAATCAAAGGCATTAGGGTTGGTTTGTCCATTCACTGTTTTTAAACTACCTTTTATCTGACAAGAAAATCCAAGGAGCCTTTCCTTATTTAAACTGGACTTTTCCTCTTCAGATTTCATTCGGTATTTAATTAATAGCTTTTCTCCTGTTGAATCCTTTGCAAAACCACTTAGGAGACTGCCATTAAGCGATACTTCATCTTCGAACAAAACAGTAAACTGTGTCTCACTCCCATGAAAACCAGATTCATTTCTGTTGATATCAATCCTTGCCTTCGAATAGAAAACAAGGACAATCATCAAGATGATATAAATTTGTCTTTTTGAGAATTTCTTATAAAACAAAAATAAAATCAAAAATAAAAAGAGTGAGAGCTTGACCATAATTTGGGGCTGAAAAGCAATAATCAAAGCAAGTAAAGAAGCAATGGCAAAATAGATCCCTCTTCCTTGCAAGATATCACCCCCTGAAAAATATTATATTATTCTTGAAAATTCCAACTTAATCGGCCTGAATTATCGTTTTTATTGTTAAGCTCATTTTCAATATCCATTTCTAGCTTTATCGCTTCCACATTGCTTATGCGAAGTAGATGGTAACAATATTCGTGATTTTTATAATCATGCGTGTAATAGATTTTTGTAATACCTGCTTGTAGTATCTTTTTCATGCAATGTATACATGGAAAATGAGTGACATAAATTTGACTTCCTTTTGTGGAAACTCCTTCAAGAGCACACTGAAGAATCGCATTTTCTTCGGCATGCAAACAACGAAGACAGTGATTATCAACGACGTAACAGCCCGCATCTAGGCAGTGATCATCTCCACTAATTCCCCCATTATAGCCAGTTGAAATGATTCGATTATTCTTTACCAAAACCGAACCAACATTCAGTCGATTACAGGTGCTTCTCATACTTATCAGATGCGCATTTAGCATAAAGTATTGATCCCAAGTTAAACGAGGGTTGCTCATATTCCCCACTCCCGATTTCTCATTTTCTACTAGTCTAAGGGAAATTGTCGATTTTAGTCAATGCTGTTATTTTACGATGATGAGATTCTGCAACTTTTCAAATGTCTTATCACCAATTCCGGTAACAAGCTTTAAATCATCAATTGTTTGAAATAATCCACTATCTTCACGATAGGCTATGATTGCTTCCGCTTTAGACGGTCCAATTCCAGGGAGATTTTGCAAATCATCGGATGTGGCAGTATTAATGTTGATTTTGCCTGCTTCTTGACTTGTAGAAATAGAGGTAGACCCAGCACCGGCAGTCACAATCATATTTTCCCCTTCTTCTCCTATTAAAGGTATATATAAAACCATTTCATCTGTCACCCGCTGAGCAAAGTTAATTTTTGTCTCATCCGCTCCTTCCTTTAATCCTCCAGCTTTTTCAATCACATCGATTACCCTTTCATCTAGCATCACTTCATAAACACCTGGATTCTCTACTGCTCCTTTAACATCCACCAAATTCTTTACATCAGGTTCCTGTACAAGCGTCTCTTCGTGAACTTCCGTATCTTGTTCTTCTTCACTTGGAATCGTCCATTCATTTTCCACTTCTGTTTCGTTTACAAGATTGCGAGCAAAAATTAGCATTCCAACGACGATAACAAAAGAGGCAACAATAAACCATTTATACTTCTTTACAGAGTCAATCATCTTGTTACTCCTTTCTAGGCATATTCACTAATTTAATTACATACTTTTATATGAGAATGCTTGCTTTTTGAAGGAGGGAAGTACATTGAAAATCGGAGTGATTGGTACAGGGAATATGGGGAGGATATTAATTGAGGCACTAATTGATGGAAACGCCATTTCCCCTTCTTTTATGAATGTGACAAATCGAACGCTTAGTAAAGCAATGAATATAAAAGAAGTGTATAATGACATCGCCGTACTTTCTGATGCTAGAAGCGTAGCAAGAGTATCAGATGTCTTGTTCTTATGCATAAAACCCAAAGACATTCATAGCGTACTAATGGATATTAAGCCGTTTTTACACTCAGAGAAATGTGTTGTATCCATCACTAGTCCTATCAGTGTTAATCAAATTGAGTCAGTGGTAGACTGTTCGGTGGCGAGAGCTATACCTAGTATTACCAACCGGGCACTAGCAGGTGTATCTTTACTAACGTTTGGCAATAGCTGTACGGGGGAATGGAAAGATAAACTACTTCAGCTGTTTGATGCGATTTCCACACCGGTGTCCATAAATGAGGATATTACAAGGGTAGGATCAGATATCGTAAGTTGTGGACCAGCATTTTTTAGCTACTTAACGCAAAGATTTATTAATGCAGCTGTAGCAGAAACAAAAATTGATGAAGCAACTGCAACGACACTTGCTAGCGAAATGTTAATAGGGCTTGGAGAATTGCTTCGAAAAGGATTTTACACACTTCCAACCCTACAGCAAAAAGTTTGTGTAAAGGGCGGAGTAACTTGGGAAGGAATTAAAGTGTTGGATGCAGAGCTTGGAGACGTATTTGAGCACCTCTTTCAAGCCACTCATACAAAATTCGAAGAGGATGTTTTTGAAACACAAAAACAGTTTCCAATAAATAATTCTCTAAAGAAATAATAATTCCTGCAAATGAATAAAAAAAAATCGGCTGTTTATTTTAATCAGCCGATTTTTCTGTCTGCTTTTTAGCTAAGAAAAAAATTCTTTCTGCCTCAGAAGTTATGTGATCGTCCCTAAAATCAGAGAAAGTCTCTAGTACATAAAAACCACTTGCTTCTAACCAATTTTTATAAACATCTACCGGAAAGGTTCTCTGGCTATGAAATTCATCATAGCGGTCATACTTCCCAGACTCATCATCATGAACAAAAAAGGTAAGTTCATGTTCAATACTAATTGGATACTCTCCTTGGAAGCAATTCCAAATATAACAAATATCCTCATCATCATGGGTAAATGTTTGATTCATAAAAATATTCATGATTTTATGAACGGAATGAACATCAAATAATAGAAGTCCATCTTCATCAAGTAAGTTATAGACCTTTTCAAACGTTTCTAATACTTCTTCTTCCGTCTGTAGGTAATTTAAGGAGTCACAAAATATACCGATAATGTCGAATCTCTCATACAAGTCAAGTTCAACCATATTTTGTTGATAAAAAGGAAGCTTCAGCCCATTGGTCTCAGCTTTCATGTGAGCGACTGTAAGCATGTCCGCTGATAAATCGACACCTGTCACTTCGAAACCAGCTTTTGCAAAGCGTACTGATAACTCACCTGTACCACAGGCTAGGTCTAATAGTTTCTTTCCCTTACACTGGTATTTGCTCCATTTTTCCGTTACGATAGATACCCATTCATCATACGGTACATCCTTCATTAATTCATCATAAAGGTAGGCAAATTTCCCATACGTCATTGAGTAAGAACACTTTCCATGTTTTCTATTGGTGCATCACCCCATAAACGCTCGAGGTTATAATAACTTCTTTCGTCTTTATGGAATATATGGGCAACCACATCCCCTAAATCAAGGAGGATCCATCTTGCCTCATCAAAGCCTTCCATTCTCTTAACCATATTGCCATTTTCCAATGCCTTTTCCTTCATTTCTCTGGCAATCGCTTGAACCTGCTTATCAGAGTTTCCGTGGCATATAATAAAGTAATCAGAGATGAGTGAAATGCCTTGCATATTTAATACAACAATATCCTCTGCACGCTTATCATCAGCAGCCTTTACTGATGTTTCTAATAATTGACGATTGGTCATCCAATCAGTCCTCCTTTAAATGAATGAAATAGTTATACGTTTGGAGCGTCA from Robertmurraya sp. FSL R5-0851 includes the following:
- the holA gene encoding DNA polymerase III subunit delta codes for the protein MIFDLWKQIKRKEFSPIYVLYGTESFLVNETKQLFIQNVLGEDESDFNLSTYDLDEIPIEVALEDAETIPFLGDKRLIFLNNPGFLTAEKTKDKVEHQLGRLEQYMKEPSPYSIVVMVAPYEKLDERKKLTKELKRTAVVAEAKKLGEHELKNWIVQRAKANGTIIDNEAVERMLALAGTNLFLLTSEVDKLSLYCNETKQIDAETVEKLVSRSLEQNIFTLVDKVVHRKVDEALRIYYDLLRQNEEPLKILAIIAGQFRLIYQVKELARRGYGQQQMGGYLKVHPFRVKLAAGQAVKFSDEELTRIMKMLADSDYQAKTGGMNKELLIEMFLFHLHSGS
- the rpsT gene encoding 30S ribosomal protein S20, which encodes MPNIKSAIKRVKTSEERNARNTMVKSATRTAVKKVESAIVNGDATTAQESYALAASKLDKAAAKGLIHKNAAARKKSRLMKKLNSLNS
- a CDS encoding DNA internalization-related competence protein ComEC/Rec2 — encoded protein: MQGRGIYFAIASLLALIIAFQPQIMVKLSLFLFLILFLFYKKFSKRQIYIILMIVLVFYSKARIDINRNESGFHGSETQFTVLFEDEVSLNGSLLSGFAKDSTGEKLLIKYRMKSEEEKSSLNKERLLGFSCQIKGSLKTVNGQTNPNAFDYQSYLTHQHIHWQLVVDQWGNCKELNGPILIIKKQRQQAIRLLETYFPNSVASLASALLFGERQILDPSLEKAYQKLGIIHLLAISGANVALYVSMIHYIGVRLGVTRERMIIVLLLYLPIFTYLSGASPPVFRAAMMMFLFLFVKLVSQSRLATLDICSIVFMVYAFLSPYLLFDVGFQLSFSVTFTLLLSTKGLLKPSKFLLIKASFISQLASLPIVLYHFYEFSLLSLLANLIYIPIFTIIINPSFITLFFLLFIFGEPISIMVKPVDFAITLMNQLTVRIASFPYQTVTIGRPSVWMILLLIGSIVYLLCKWETGKTRKSQLISILPCVFTLTFSYCLSHYSFSGQITFVDVGQGDSIVVQNGFHKKTYVIDTGGTISFNEEEWERPRNPFEVGNDILVPFLKGKGISTIDKLILTHGDMDHIGGAKSVLETMKVKELILPYVSNRSSLENEMIQLAKERKTSIIFVKNGMSWEEKGSTFKIVSPIIELEDRNDNSVVIHVQLGGLFWLFTGDLGEQGEERLLSEYPSLPVDVLKIGHHGSKSSTSATLLQAYQPKVAVISVGKNNRFGHPHQDVLDRLKERNIKIFRTDTDGAITYTFQNGTGTFSRHIPYDVTNP
- the rsfS gene encoding ribosome silencing factor → MTNRQLLETSVKAADDKRAEDIVVLNMQGISLISDYFIICHGNSDKQVQAIAREMKEKALENGNMVKRMEGFDEARWILLDLGDVVAHIFHKDERSYYNLERLWGDAPIENMESVLTQ
- a CDS encoding ComE operon protein 2, whose translation is MSNPRLTWDQYFMLNAHLISMRSTCNRLNVGSVLVKNNRIISTGYNGGISGDDHCLDAGCYVVDNHCLRCLHAEENAILQCALEGVSTKGSQIYVTHFPCIHCMKKILQAGITKIYYTHDYKNHEYCYHLLRISNVEAIKLEMDIENELNNKNDNSGRLSWNFQE
- a CDS encoding class I SAM-dependent DNA methyltransferase; protein product: MTYGKFAYLYDELMKDVPYDEWVSIVTEKWSKYQCKGKKLLDLACGTGELSVRFAKAGFEVTGVDLSADMLTVAHMKAETNGLKLPFYQQNMVELDLYERFDIIGIFCDSLNYLQTEEEVLETFEKVYNLLDEDGLLLFDVHSVHKIMNIFMNQTFTHDDEDICYIWNCFQGEYPISIEHELTFFVHDDESGKYDRYDEFHSQRTFPVDVYKNWLEASGFYVLETFSDFRDDHITSEAERIFFLAKKQTEKSAD
- the comER gene encoding late competence protein ComER, whose amino-acid sequence is MKIGVIGTGNMGRILIEALIDGNAISPSFMNVTNRTLSKAMNIKEVYNDIAVLSDARSVARVSDVLFLCIKPKDIHSVLMDIKPFLHSEKCVVSITSPISVNQIESVVDCSVARAIPSITNRALAGVSLLTFGNSCTGEWKDKLLQLFDAISTPVSINEDITRVGSDIVSCGPAFFSYLTQRFINAAVAETKIDEATATTLASEMLIGLGELLRKGFYTLPTLQQKVCVKGGVTWEGIKVLDAELGDVFEHLFQATHTKFEEDVFETQKQFPINNSLKK
- a CDS encoding YqzM family protein, with amino-acid sequence MNEFEKNVQSKRNDAVDSGVGFIVSFGFFATLFIIATVIKLVGA
- a CDS encoding helix-hairpin-helix domain-containing protein is translated as MIDSVKKYKWFIVASFVIVVGMLIFARNLVNETEVENEWTIPSEEEQDTEVHEETLVQEPDVKNLVDVKGAVENPGVYEVMLDERVIDVIEKAGGLKEGADETKINFAQRVTDEMVLYIPLIGEEGENMIVTAGAGSTSISTSQEAGKININTATSDDLQNLPGIGPSKAEAIIAYREDSGLFQTIDDLKLVTGIGDKTFEKLQNLIIVK